Sequence from the Mustelus asterias unplaced genomic scaffold, sMusAst1.hap1.1 HAP1_SCAFFOLD_1442, whole genome shotgun sequence genome:
TGGCGGTGTCAAGCGGATCTCGAGTTTGATCTATGAGGAGACTCGCGGGGATCTGAAGGTTTTCCTGGAGAAGGTGATCAGGGATGCGGTCACCTACACTGAATATGCCAAGCGCAAGGCGGTCACTgccatggatgtggtgtacgCTCTGAAACGCCAGGGCCGCACTCTCTATGGATTTGGCGGCTGAGCAACTCGCCCCTTTCTACCGAACACACAACAAAGGCTCTTTTAAAAGCTCCTCACCCGCTTCACAGACACAGCAGTGACCTGGGAATTGCAGCTGGGACAGGCTgttc
This genomic interval carries:
- the LOC144488292 gene encoding histone H4-like; this encodes MSGRGKGGKGLGKGGAKRHRKVLRDNIQGITKPAIRRLARRGGVKRISSLIYEETRGDLKVFLEKVIRDAVTYTEYAKRKAVTAMDVVYALKRQGRTLYGFGG